The genome window GTCCATGGCCTCCGATACCTATAACTTTATTGCTCGAGTGCAAGGGCAGGCGGAACGAATTCGCAAGATGCAGGAAGTGATTATTATGGAATTCGCTGAAGTCGTTGAAGCGCGCGACAAGAGCACCGGTAATCACATTAAGAAAACTGCCGCCTATGTGGAGGCTCTGGCCGAACAGCTCAAGAAGGAAGGCAAGTTTGCCGATGTCTTGACCGATGACTTTGTTCAAAAGCTGAAGCGTGCAGCCCCGCTCCACGATATTGGAAAGATCGCCGTCTCTGACTTGATTCTGAATAAGCCGGGCAAGCTTACTGACGAGGAATTCGCCATCATGAAGAGTCATACCACCGAAGGTTGGAAGATTCTGATGAAAATGGTGAAGGACGCTGGCGATACCATCGATGCGGAATACTTGAACGAATCGATTGATATGGCGCACTACCACCATGAAAAGTGGGACGGTTCCGGTTACCCGACGGGAATCAAGGGCGAAGAGATTCCGCTTTCGGCCCGTATCATGGCTGTGGCCGATGTGTTCGACGCATTGGTTGCTGAACGTGTGTACAAGAAACCCTTCACCTACGAAAAGGCGATGGCGATTATCACCGAAGGGGCTGGCAAACATTTCGACCCGACAATCGTCGAAACGTTCACGCATATTTCCGAAAAACTTTACAGCGAAAGGACCAGGCTCGACCAGTCTGGCTCCGAGGCAAGCATCCATCTCGATTCGAACGTCCAGAAGTCGTGATGTGAATTAAGAAAGTCATCTTGGATCCTCCCCATTCGGGGATCATGCGCACTAAGGCAACAAAAGCATATAAGGCGAACGCCGCGACAGAATGTTTACATTCTGGCATGGTTGAGCCGAAATTGCGGACGCCAAAGGCGTCCACTTGCCAAGTGCTGTCCGACCTCCCTTCGGTCGAGGATGACGCAACTACTAAAGTCATCTTGGAGCGCAGCGACGGGATCCAGAGCGGAGTTCACCAAGGTCCCTGAGCTTG of Fibrobacter sp. UWH4 contains these proteins:
- a CDS encoding HD-GYP domain-containing protein translates to RTVAYAAADISMDEVSSDEAMFFIKMLSLFFGLSIIIMSVVIELVNRGIVIPVNRMAFAAMKFSGTTMIASSMDSEKVNLEKIRNAADRVVDLKISSFDEIGNLYDSLSSMASDTYNFIARVQGQAERIRKMQEVIIMEFAEVVEARDKSTGNHIKKTAAYVEALAEQLKKEGKFADVLTDDFVQKLKRAAPLHDIGKIAVSDLILNKPGKLTDEEFAIMKSHTTEGWKILMKMVKDAGDTIDAEYLNESIDMAHYHHEKWDGSGYPTGIKGEEIPLSARIMAVADVFDALVAERVYKKPFTYEKAMAIITEGAGKHFDPTIVETFTHISEKLYSERTRLDQSGSEASIHLDSNVQKS